The following are encoded together in the Phaseolus vulgaris cultivar G19833 chromosome 9, P. vulgaris v2.0, whole genome shotgun sequence genome:
- the LOC137820964 gene encoding tubulin beta chain: MREILHVQGGQCGNQIGSKFWEVICDEHGIDPTGKYNGLGNSDIQLERINVYYNEASGGRYVPRAVLMDLEPGTMDSIRSGPYGKIFRPDNFVFGQSGAGNNWAKGHYTEGAELIDSVLDVVRKEAENCDCLQGFQVCHSLGGGTGSGMGTLLISKIREEYPDRMMLTFSVFPSPKVSDTVVEPYNATLSVHQLVENADECMVLDNEALYDICFRTLKLSTPSFGDLNHLISATMSGVTCCLRFPGQLNSDLRKLAVNLIPFPRLHFFMVGFAPLTSRGSQQYVSLTVPELTQQMWDAKNMMCAADPRHGRYLTASAMFRGKMSTKEVDEQMINVQNKNSSYFVEWIPNNVKSSVCDIPPKNLKMSSTFIGNSTSIQEMFRRVSEQFTAMYRRKAFLHWYTGEGMDEMEFTEAESNMNDLVAEYQQYQDATADEDEEFDEEAEEDQYEH; the protein is encoded by the exons ATGAGAGAGATCCTGCACGTCCAGGGAGGCCAATGCGGCAACCAAATCGGTTCCAAATTCTGGGAGGTCATCTGCGACGAGCACGGCATAGATCCCACCGGAAAGTACAACGGTCTTGGAAACTCCGATATCCAACTCGAGAGGATCAATGTCTATTACAACGAGGCCTCTGGCGGAAGGTACGTTCCTAGAGCCGTGCTTATGGATCTCGAACCTGGAACCATGGACAGCATCAGATCTGGCCCCTACGGCAAGATCTTCCGACCTGATAACTTTGTCTTCGGCCAGTCCGGCGCCGGTAACAATTGGGCGAAAGGTCATTACACCGAAGGCGCTGAGTTGATCGACTCCGTTCTCGACGTCGTTCGCAAAGAGGCTGAAAACTGTGATTGCTTGCAAG GTTTTCAAGTTTGTCACTCTCTTGGAGGAGGCACAGGTTCTGGCATGGGAACACTGTTGATATCAAAGATTAGGGAGGAATACCCAGACCGAATGATGCTcactttctctgttttcccATCTCCTAAGGTTTCTGACACTGTTGTGGAGCCGTACAATGCCACTTTATCTGTACACCAACTGGTTGAAAATGCAGATGAGTGCATGGTTCTTGATAATGAAGCTCTTTATGACATTTGCTTTAGGACATTGAAACTCAGCACCCCTAGCT TCGGCGATCTCAACCATCTTATTTCTGCAACCATGAGTGGGGTTACATGTTGTCTGAGGTTTCCTGGACAACTGAACTCTGACCTCAGGAAGCTGGCTGTCAATCTGATTCCATTTCCCCGTCTTCACTTCTTTATGGTGGGGTTTGCACCTCTCACTTCCCGTGGGTCTCAGCAGTATGTCTCCCTTACGGTCCCAGAGCTGACTCAGCAAATGTGGGATGCCAAAAATATGATGTGTGCTGCTGATCCTCGACATGGCCGATACTTGACTGCCTCTGCTATGTTCAGGGGAAAGATGAGCACCAAAGAGGTGGATGAACAGATGATCAATGTTCAGAACAAGAACTCGTCATACTTTGTTGAATGGATTCCCAACAATGTGAAGTCCAGTGTGTGTGATATTCCTCCCAAGAATTTAAAGATGTCATCCACTTTTATTGGGAACTCAACATCAATTCAAGAGATGTTTAGGAGGGTGAGTGAGCAGTTCACTGCTATGTACAGGCGCAAGGCCTTTTTGCATTGGTACACTGGGGAAGGAATGGACGAGATGGAGTTCACAGAGGCAGAGAGCAATATGAATGATTTGGTGGCGGAGTACCAGCAGTACCAAGATGCAACTGCAGATGAGGATGAAGAATTTGATGAAGAAGCTGAGGAAGACCAGTATGAGCATTAG